TGTCGCTTGCCTGACGGTGCGCGGGTCGTGAATCCTAATTATGGCGGTGGGAGGTAACGTGGCAGCGATGTTTTACAAATTGTTGGCCACTGGATCCGACGGTGGGAACGCCCAGGTGGAGCTCACCTTGCTATCCGAGGATCCAGCGGCCCTTCAAGCTCGTTGGGGCCATGGGGAGCCTCGGAAATATTCGGGTGTTGACCTGTTTGAGTGTCTTATCTCAGTCCGCGCGGATCTTGAATCGCAAAGTCTGCTCCTGTGTTGCCAAGGGGCTAGGAGGAATGTAAGTCCATCCGGGATGACGCGTCAGATGAGCAATGGTCGGTTGGCGTACCTGCTTCCAGTTGGACGACCGGTGTCTGACGAGGACCTGGTTGACGTTTTTGCGCCGGCGGACTGTTCAGAGGTCGTATCAATTGCCGACCAGAAGGCGGAGATCGCTCGGATATTTCGGGGGCACTGAGCGGTTGCGTCGTTGCACGGTCAAGCGGGTCAGGCGGCGCCCTGACGGTCGTCGCCTGCCCTTGCCGTCACGGCTACGTTTCGTAGTCGGGGGTTGCCCGAGGGTGCGGTGGTCTTTCCGGGCTGTCGTCACGGTCGCCGTCAGTCCGGGACGCGTATCGGCATGCGTCGATTCCCGGGTCCAGGCGTCTGGATGCCGTGCCGCGTAGCGCCGCGGCGTCAATCGTCGGGGTCCTTGACGCCCGGGGGTCGGTGAACGGGTTCATTTTGACCCCGGGTCGTCGCCGTGGCGGTGGGTCGGTCCGGTATTGATGGGCGTGCGTGCCGGCCGTAGGCCTTGAGCGCGTGCGCGCGGCCCGGCTTCTGTCGGACCGCATCTCTTGATCCTGTAGAGCAGTTGTGACCCAGTCGGATCTTGGTCGAGGGCCTTGGTCCGGCTGGCTTACTGCTTCGGCGTGCGCTGGCAGCTGGTGCGGGAGCGCTTGCCGGGCGGCGTGGCACGCTCGTTGCTGCTGAGACGCCGCAGGTGTTCAGACTGCTGGGCGAAGTTGCCGCGGTCGGCCTGGTACTTGATTACGGCATCGATGAGGCCGTGGGTCTTGCTCTCACCGACGACTGACACCCGACCAGCCGCGCCCCGACCGGACCCTCATGCCGCTGACCGGTGGTGGGCTGCTGCAGCAGTTGACCAAGCGGTCCTGGAGTGGGCGTTGGACGGGGAGATCACCGATCACGCTCTTCTGCGGAACCGTTTTCCGGCGTATCGTTGAAGTTTGTTAACGAGAGGATTCGCAAGTCTGATGTCCATGGTGAGACAACAAGATCCAGACTTTCGTATATGCCACATCACCTTTGAGTCATTACTGGAAGTCCAGCGGGACGCGGAGAGTAGCGGCTTCGCCAGCAGGTGGACGTCACTCGATGCTCTTCGTGCTCAGGTAAAAGAGGACAGTGTTCTGGTGTCACCTTTAATGAGGGAGACGAGAGGTGGCCCGATCCGTGCCTACCGGTGCGCTGTCCTTTTTTCTGTGACGAGTGGGGGTGGTCGGGGTGGAGTTGCAACTATCGACATTTCTCCAGCGAGATTCGATTCGTTGACGCGTATAGATAGGGATCCAGACGTGAGGGAGGTTCTAGTAAATGTGTTCGCACTCGCATTGAGCGGAATTTCTACGGTGTCCAAGAATTAGTTTCTCAAGTGTCAACTTTCTTGCCCGGAAAATACCGTACTGAGTTTGCCAGGGTGAAGATTGTTGGCTGCGCTTCCCGGTGAACTTCATCGGCGATGTGCGTGGTTGTGGTTATTGGTGCGCCGGCCCGACGGGGATATCTGCCCGGTGGGCCGGCGCCGTCTTGGTGGCACATAGTCGGCCTCGGGATACGGTATGGACGTTTCTATGAATCGGCAAAGTGGCTCCAATTCGCGGACTATGTCCGGTCCGTAGGGCAAAGTGAGGGGTAGGCGCAGCGGCTTGGTGGCCATCTTGTGTTCTCCACAGGGCTGCGGCGGCGGTGCTGTGGCCAAGTTGGAAGCGTCGGACTAAGTCTGGCGCCTCTAACCGGGTCATACTGAAAGGAGTAGATCGGATGGCCTTGAGGTCAGGGTGAGGAGGGGCGCAGTAGTCTGCGATTGACCAGGCGGAAAGTGTGTTTGAAGAAGATGACGTGAATAGTTTAAATATGTCGAGAAGTGACTGATGGCCGACGGCTTCGTCAAGTGGGTAAGAAATGCCTCTACTGGCGATTCTTTTCAACGTCAGGTCACCCTGCTGAAGGGGTGGGGAGTTAATCTGGTTCATCCCGCGAAGGGCGTCGCAGTTCTACTCGATATCGACGGCAATGGCGTTGATGTCGCTCCGGAGCGCGTTGCCGAGTTGATCGGCCAACGAGTGGGTCGTGAAATTTCCGTGGAATGGTGGCTTTCTGCAGATATCGATGTTACGTGCAGTCATGTTTTCTATCCGCGCAACCAGGAAGTCCAGACCTATCATACTGATGGTCTCGAAAGTGCTGAGTGTGACGTCGTGGTTAGCGCAGTGCGGAACCTTTTTGACGCTGATCCGGAGAATTCCAAAGCTCTAGTGGTGGATGTTCGTGGCGATACTGTCGACTTCGAATGGGAGGAGTTTCTGCTATACGGGAAGGAGTGTGATGGTGGTGTGCTCGATACGACGGCGAAGACGATCCTTATCTCGGGTAACGCGGCCGGGCTTACTTCGCTCGCCCGTCACCTGCTCACCCTCGCGCAGCCCAGCGCACCGGCTGGATCGCACTTGGATTTCGACGACTACTGCGGCTGGTTCGAGGAAGGCTCTTTTGGGGTTCGGATCGAGCTGGAGTAGCGGCCTGCGTGTTCTCCGGCACCGCCACCGTCAGGCTATTGCATAGTCACGTGCCGGGTCGTTGGCCAGGGGTTTTGAGGCGTGTTTGGTGTTGGTGGAAGC
Above is a window of Micromonospora yangpuensis DNA encoding:
- a CDS encoding Imm32 family immunity protein translates to MADGFVKWVRNASTGDSFQRQVTLLKGWGVNLVHPAKGVAVLLDIDGNGVDVAPERVAELIGQRVGREISVEWWLSADIDVTCSHVFYPRNQEVQTYHTDGLESAECDVVVSAVRNLFDADPENSKALVVDVRGDTVDFEWEEFLLYGKECDGGVLDTTAKTILISGNAAGLTSLARHLLTLAQPSAPAGSHLDFDDYCGWFEEGSFGVRIELE